From Paenibacillus sp. PL2-23:
TGCTTTCACGGTTCTTTGCGAAATGTTCTCCAAATCCTCTGGGCGGACAGATACTTTACTAAAATCCTGCTGCACTATAACTGTCTGCAAGTATGAGGCCAGTGGATATTTCTCGTAATCGGTCATGAACAACAGACCATCAAACCATGAATTCCAGTGCCCGACTAGAGTAAATAGAGATAATGTAGCCAGAGCGGGTGTGGATATGGGAAGATATACACTGATAAGTGTCCGGAGATGACCTGCGCCATCAATCAAGGAAGCCTCTTCCATTTCTTTGGGGATCCCTCGAAAAAAATTAAGGAGCAGAATCATGTTCCATACGGAAACCGCACCAGGAAGAATCAGAACCCACATCGTGTTCAACAGATTTAGATTTCGGATCAACATATAGAAAGGAACTAAGCCTCCGCTGAACAGCATGGTGAATACAAAATACCAAATATAGATATTTCTTCGTTTAAAGCTGCTGTTTTCCTTGGACAATGGGTATGCCGCAAAGATAACGATTAGCATACCTACCGCGGTGCCTAAAATGGTACGTTGAACGGTAATCCAAATGGACCTTATAAAATTTTCATTCGCTATAGTCTTCACATACGCATCCCATGTGAAATCCACCGGCCACAGCTTGACCAGGTTTGCACTCGCTGCAGCCTTGCCACTGAATGATACAGCTAGAATATGGATCAACGGAATGATGCAAATCAGTGAAACTACAATTAATAAAACAACGTTAAACACTGCAAATGTCTTGTAGGATTTTGATTTATGATACACTCGTTTATGGCCTCCTCTCTAAAAAATGCGGTAATTCGCTAGTTTATAGGCCATCCGATAAGCGATTACGATCAAGACAAAGCTGACAATAGATTTAAAAAGACCCACAGCGGTTGAAAAACTGAATTTCCCTCCGATAATACCGTAACGGTAGACAAAGGTATCAATGATATCTCCTT
This genomic window contains:
- a CDS encoding carbohydrate ABC transporter permease gives rise to the protein MYHKSKSYKTFAVFNVVLLIVVSLICIIPLIHILAVSFSGKAAASANLVKLWPVDFTWDAYVKTIANENFIRSIWITVQRTILGTAVGMLIVIFAAYPLSKENSSFKRRNIYIWYFVFTMLFSGGLVPFYMLIRNLNLLNTMWVLILPGAVSVWNMILLLNFFRGIPKEMEEASLIDGAGHLRTLISVYLPISTPALATLSLFTLVGHWNSWFDGLLFMTDYEKYPLASYLQTVIVQQDFSKVSVRPEDLENISQRTVKAAQIFIGMAPILLVYPFLQRFFVKGIVLGAVKE